A single window of Methylobacterium nodulans ORS 2060 DNA harbors:
- a CDS encoding phage terminase produces the protein MLRWCVHNAVPVYGDTGLPYISKRKSTQAIDVLVAAAMATGRAESGEGGRSAFDEADFDPMWCVAL, from the coding sequence GTGCTGCGCTGGTGCGTGCACAACGCGGTGCCGGTCTACGGCGACACCGGGCTTCCCTACATCTCGAAACGGAAGAGCACGCAGGCGATCGATGTGCTGGTGGCTGCCGCAATGGCAACGGGCCGGGCCGAATCAGGCGAGGGCGGGCGCTCGGCCTTCGACGAGGCCGACTTCGATCCGATGTGGTGCGTCGCGCTTTGA
- a CDS encoding DsbA family oxidoreductase: protein MTTISHVEQEQEPAMPLTIAVFSDVICPWCYLGKRRLERALDQLGLRETAAVEWLPFELNPDMPAEGMERALYRARKFGAERSAQLDAQMAELGRQDGISFAFERMTRTPNTRRAHMLIAAGMHVGRADPVVGALFRAYFEEGRDIGDSDVLLDIGVAAGLDRDLVVEALCSEKLTQLVENIEQQAAQMQVTGVPFFIVDRKWAVSGAQPTEQWVEMIQNRQND from the coding sequence GTGACCACCATCAGCCACGTCGAGCAGGAGCAGGAGCCCGCCATGCCGCTGACGATCGCCGTCTTCTCCGACGTCATCTGTCCCTGGTGCTACCTCGGCAAGCGCCGGCTCGAACGCGCCCTTGACCAGCTGGGCCTGCGCGAGACCGCCGCGGTCGAGTGGCTGCCTTTCGAGCTCAACCCCGACATGCCGGCCGAGGGCATGGAGCGCGCCCTCTACCGCGCCCGGAAGTTCGGGGCCGAGCGAAGCGCCCAGCTCGACGCGCAGATGGCCGAGCTCGGGCGACAGGACGGCATCAGCTTCGCCTTCGAGAGGATGACCCGGACGCCAAACACGCGACGCGCCCACATGCTGATCGCAGCCGGGATGCATGTGGGACGCGCCGACCCGGTCGTAGGCGCGCTCTTTCGCGCCTACTTCGAGGAGGGTCGGGACATCGGCGATTCCGACGTGCTGCTCGATATCGGCGTAGCGGCAGGCCTCGATCGTGACCTCGTCGTCGAGGCGCTCTGCAGCGAGAAGCTAACGCAGCTCGTCGAGAACATTGAACAGCAAGCCGCACAGATGCAGGTCACGGGCGTGCCGTTCTTCATCGTCGACCGCAAGTGGGCCGTCTCGGGCGCGCAGCCGACCGAGCAGTGGGTGGAGATGATCCAGAACAGGCAGAACGATTGA
- a CDS encoding tyrosine-type recombinase/integrase, which yields MRYLRPLIVLAIETGMRRGKLLSLRWEHVDLDQRIAHLPLTKNGSSRDVPLSTRCIRMRRSSVGFLLVWFRERGAATCSLWRSALGVSPKKRIFLICRGQTAGEAAGGHAHDQLSTPWPSTLPSCSATLPAHPTGAPDPG from the coding sequence GTGCGCTATCTCCGACCGCTGATCGTGCTCGCCATCGAGACCGGCATGCGCCGCGGCAAGCTGCTGTCGCTCCGCTGGGAGCACGTCGACCTCGATCAGCGCATCGCGCACCTACCCCTGACGAAGAACGGCAGCAGCCGCGATGTCCCACTCTCGACCCGATGCATTCGGATGAGGAGGTCATCCGTTGGGTTCCTTCTGGTGTGGTTTCGAGAGCGCGGCGCCGCGACTTGCTCTTTATGGCGGTCGGCCCTTGGCGTTTCGCCTAAGAAACGCATTTTCTTGATCTGCCGGGGCCAAACCGCTGGGGAGGCCGCTGGCGGGCATGCACACGATCAGCTATCCACCCCCTGGCCCTCGACCCTGCCAAGCTGCTCAGCGACGCTCCCAGCCCATCCTACAGGTGCTCCGGATCCTGGGTGA